The Desulfobulbus propionicus DSM 2032 DNA segment CGGACGGTGAAGAACCGGTTCGGCTCGACCAACGAGATCGGGGTGTTCGAGATGCAGGAGAGCGGCTTGGTCGGGGTGGACAACCCCTCGGCCCTGTTCCTCGCCGAGCGGCCGGTCAATGTGCCGGGGTCGGTGGTGTTGCCCAGCGTCGAGGGCACGCGGCCAATCCTGGTCGAGGTCCAGGCCCTGGTCAGTCGCTCCAGTCTGGGCACGGCCCGGCGTACCGCCATCGGCGCCGATCCGCAGCGGCTGGCCCTGCTCACCGCCGTGCTGGAAAAAAAGCTCGGGGTGACGCTGTTTGATCACGACATCTTTCTCAACATCGCCGGCGGCATCCGCATCATCGAGCCGGCCCTGGACCTGGGGGTGGTGGCGGCCCTGCTGTCCAGTTTTCTTGAGAAACCGATCGATCCCGGGACCGTGGTCTGCGGCGAGGTCGGCCTGGCCGGCGAGGTCCGGGCCGTGGGCCAGATGGAGATGCGGCTGCGCGAGGCCGGCCGGCTTGGCTTCAAGACCTTTCTCATGCCGGAATCCTCGACGCGCCAACTGCAGTCCAAGGCCAGGGAAGGATTGCACCTCCTGCCGGTGCGGACGGTGGCGGAGTTGGCCGACAGCCTGTTTCGCGCCTGATCGACCCTCGGCATCCGCCCCCCTGCTCCTCCCGATGTTCCGCGAGGAGAGGTTCCCGCTGCAACCGCGCCAGCAGTCCGATCACCGCCGGTAGATGCGCACCTCGATCCCGGGTGTGCTCTGCATCTGATTCCAGCGGCCATCGGCGATATGGACCTTGGCCCGGATCTCGTCACGGGAGCGGAACGGCCGTTCCCGAAGAATGGCATCGGCGAGTTCCTCACCGATGCCGGAAAGGCCGATCAGTTCGGCGCGGGACATCTCGTTGAGATACACCACCCGTTTGGGGATGGCCCGGGTGGCGTAATGGTCGAGCTGGGTATCGATTTCATTGTCCACCGTATGCCGTGCCACGCTGGAACCGGCGGCCCCCGAGGACAGCACCTCGTGGGCCGCGCAGTCAAGGGCGACCGGAATGGCCTGCTCGCCTTCGATGATGTCGGCCTTGTCCTCGGCATCGGGATTGCCCAGGGCACGCAGGTAGGTGATGTCCGCCTGCCGCGACGGCTGCCCGTAACGGGCCGTGACCACAAAATTGACGGTTTTCAGGTTGCGCGCCTGGGCCTGGGCCGCTGTCGGCGTACTGTAGGCCCCCTCGGTGCCGTTCACCGCCAATTTGACGAATTTTTCGAACCGGTTTTTATGGTCGCTGTTGGCGGCCTGGGTCAGCGGAGTAAGGTTGTCCCAGGTGTTGCCCGGACCGCCGAGATTGTCGTTGAGCAGATGCCCCTTGATGTAGTAGACCCCTTCCCCCTGCTTGCGTTTGCTGATCTTGCCCCACAGGGGATTGCCCATGTCGCCGGAAGAGGGGGAACTGCCATTGGCATGGATCGGGGTCAGACGCATGACGCTGGCCGAGCCGCCGAAGCCGTTCACTCTGCCGCCGTACACCGGTGGAGTGGAAGCGGTGATATCGACCGGCATGAACCGTGCCGTGGCATCGGCAAGACGGGCCAGCAGACCGTCAATGATGTCGGCGTGGTTGGTGGTGGCGGCCGGACCTCCTCCGGGTCCCGGGGTGGGGTTGTCGGTGCTGGCGGTGACGATGGCGGCATCCAATTCGGTGGCGACCTGGACAGCCTGCTGCTTGTCACCCTGCTTGTCCGGCGGCACCTCGACCGTGCGAAGGAAATCCTGATACGGTGTCGGCGCGGAAGCCATCATCACCCTGGCAGAGCGGCCGCTGCCCTGAATATAGAGGCTGTGCCGTCCGCCGCCCGCCTGAAACTCGCGTCGTGCCCGCCACCAGTCCCGGAGACGGGCCACGCCCCGCCGAACCGCCGCCGTGCCCCGCCGCACCATGGCGATCACCGCCCGCCCCAACCGCAGGGCCCGGTCGATCAGCCAGTCGACCGCTCCGGTCACCCGCTCCCTGAGCCCACCGAGAATCTCCCGCAGCCGCTGCGACAGTCGGCCCAGACCGGCCTGGTTGGCGAGAAAACCGATGGCGATCGGCAGGGCGCTTGCCAGGGCGCTCTCGACAAAACCGGCCGCCTCGCCGATGGCGCCCCGGGCGATGCCGCCGATGCCGTCCAGCACCCGGGAGACGATCTCCAGCATCTGCCGCAGGTACTGCATGAACGACTCGATGGCCCGATAGATGGCGATCAGGGTATTGATCACCGGCATGATGCCGGTGACGTCGAGCAGGGAGAGCAGCCAGCGACTGGCCCAGCCGATCACCCGCTCGGTGATGAAGCCGGTCACGCCCTGCACGACCGTGTCCCACAGGTTGGACAACCGCTCGCTCACCTCCCGCCACAGCCCGGCCGGGCCGTCATTGATCAGGGTGGCGACAAACGACCACACCCCGGTGGCGATCTCCAGCATCGAGCGCAGCCGGGCAACGATGGCCGGATCGATGCGCCGTTCCAGGCGGGCAAAGATGGTGTCCCGGGTCAAACCAAGGACATCGAGGACAAAGCCCAGGACCGAGCGCAGGGAAAAGTCGGCCGGCGGGTTGATGCCCGCCTCGCGCACGGTGGCGAACAGCCAGTTGGTGAAGCCGGCCAGCAGATGGGTGCCGATATTGCCGAAGAAGCGGGTGAACCCGGCCCCCATGGCGCGCAGCAGGTTGGCGAGAAACCCGAGCGGATCGGTGAGGATGGCGCCAATGGCGCCGGCGGCCTTAGCCAAAATCTGCACCACCAGTTGCGCCGGCACATTGAAAATGCGCAGCACCGCCTGGAAAAAGGCCCAGGCCGCAGCGGCGAGGTCACCGTCGACAAAGATGCGGCGCAGGATGCCCAGCGCGGTCTGCTGCACCCGGGGCCAGAGCTCGGGGTCGGAGAAGAACTGACCGAACACCGGAATCCGGGCCAGGATCTGGTTCTTGATGAAATTTTCCACCGGCTCGCGGATGCAGCGCGGCACCCGCTGCCAGATCGAATTGAGCACCAACAGCGGCAGCTGCAACAGGTCGCCAAAGATGGTGATCACCTTGCGCACCGTGTCCAGCACCAGTTCCAGAAAGGGGGTGAGCGCATCGAAGCCCTGCACCAGCCAGGTGAACAGCACCGCCACCTTGTCGCGCGCCCAGGCGAGCAGGCTGGTGATTCCCTCTTCCAGCCAGGTGAAGGCCCCGGCCAGCCAGGACAGCAAATCGCTGGCCCGCAAGCGCCCGATTAGACCACTGACCAAGGCGCCGACCCCGGCGATCCGTTCGCCCAGCCACTGGCCGGCGCCGACAATGATCCGCCGCACCGTGGCGATGATGTTCTGCACCGACGGCAGCACCGAGGCCAGGGTGTCGCGTGCCGCCGGTACCCCGTCGCCGCCGTCCATGCCCGAGGCGGCGGTGTCCAGTTCGCCTGAAAGCTGCTGGGCTTGCTCGCCCATCTCGCGGACAAAGGCGGGTGGAATCAGTTCGGCCACCCGTCCGGCAAACTCAGCCACCGGCTGCCACACCGGCCGCGTTTGCGTTTTGACCCAATCCCAGGCCTCGCCCGCCTTGCGGCTGATCCAGCCGAGCACCCCGCCCTGGCTGCCGGTGCTGTCCTCACCCTCGGAGGAGCCGAACAGCAGGTCCTTGAACCAGTTCCATACCCGCGCGGCTGCCTCGCGCACCGGCCGGATCCATTCCCAGAAACGGCGACCCAGATCCTGAATCCCTTCCCAGACCGCGCCGCCAAATTCGCGCAGCCACTGCACCGCCGGGGCACCGAAGTTGGCCCACAGGTCGCGGAAGAAATCCCCCACCGGCTGGAGGAACTCGGTCAACTTGTTCCAGGCCACGCCGGCGGTCTCGACCACAAAGGTCTTCATGTCGTTGATGGCGGCCATCAATGGCTCGCACCGGCCCGAGGCCAGGCCGCTGGCGATGGCGGCGGCGCGCTCCACCAGGCCGGCGAAGAAATCGATCAGCTGGCGCGGCCCGTCAAAGGGCACCAGGGCCCGCAGGGTGCCGATGAACCCGTCCCAGGCCCGGGCCACCTGGCGGCCGAGCCAGGTGAGGATGCCCTCGTCGACGATGGCGCGCACGGTGCGGGCAAATTCGGGGGAAATGGTTTCCAAGAGCCGCCAGCCGAACTCGCGGATCTTGTCCACCGCCCAATCGGCAATGTCGCCCAGGGTCTCGACCGCGCCATGGTAGAGATCGCTCCAGAAGCCGCGCCGCACCGGCTGCTGTTCGACACTGCTGGTCTCGCCGCGTTGCTGGGCCACATGGGCCAGTTCGTGGGCAAGGAGAAAACGGCCGGCAGCGGTTTCGGGTTGATAGTATCCCCGGTTGAAGGCGATATGGTCGCCGATGGTGAAGGCTTGAGCGTACAGGGTTTCGTTGAGCCTGATGGCGCGCGGATCGGTATGCAGGCGGATCGCGCCCAGATCCATGCCGAAACGGGCCTCCATGTCGGTGCGCAACGGCGGCGGCAGGGGATCGCCGCCACTTTGCAGGGCCGTGATCTCGCGCTCGATGGATTCGGGCAGGGATTGTTCTTCTTCGGGAGGATGATGCACCCCCTCGTGATCCCCCGAGGGTGAGAGGGCGCACCGGATCGCCGCACGGTTGACGGAGGCGGTTGCAGTCCCACTGGCCTCCCCGGCCGCCGCCATCTTCCGGCCTAGGGCTTTGGCGGCAATGCGGTCGGCCTGCTGCTCGGCCTCGTCATGCGCGGCGCCCAGCTTGAGTTTGGGCCGC contains these protein-coding regions:
- a CDS encoding DUF4157 domain-containing protein, which translates into the protein MLTAALVQKQPAHRPPVRVPAGVRPKLKLGAAHDEAEQQADRIAAKALGRKMAAAGEASGTATASVNRAAIRCALSPSGDHEGVHHPPEEEQSLPESIEREITALQSGGDPLPPPLRTDMEARFGMDLGAIRLHTDPRAIRLNETLYAQAFTIGDHIAFNRGYYQPETAAGRFLLAHELAHVAQQRGETSSVEQQPVRRGFWSDLYHGAVETLGDIADWAVDKIREFGWRLLETISPEFARTVRAIVDEGILTWLGRQVARAWDGFIGTLRALVPFDGPRQLIDFFAGLVERAAAIASGLASGRCEPLMAAINDMKTFVVETAGVAWNKLTEFLQPVGDFFRDLWANFGAPAVQWLREFGGAVWEGIQDLGRRFWEWIRPVREAAARVWNWFKDLLFGSSEGEDSTGSQGGVLGWISRKAGEAWDWVKTQTRPVWQPVAEFAGRVAELIPPAFVREMGEQAQQLSGELDTAASGMDGGDGVPAARDTLASVLPSVQNIIATVRRIIVGAGQWLGERIAGVGALVSGLIGRLRASDLLSWLAGAFTWLEEGITSLLAWARDKVAVLFTWLVQGFDALTPFLELVLDTVRKVITIFGDLLQLPLLVLNSIWQRVPRCIREPVENFIKNQILARIPVFGQFFSDPELWPRVQQTALGILRRIFVDGDLAAAAWAFFQAVLRIFNVPAQLVVQILAKAAGAIGAILTDPLGFLANLLRAMGAGFTRFFGNIGTHLLAGFTNWLFATVREAGINPPADFSLRSVLGFVLDVLGLTRDTIFARLERRIDPAIVARLRSMLEIATGVWSFVATLINDGPAGLWREVSERLSNLWDTVVQGVTGFITERVIGWASRWLLSLLDVTGIMPVINTLIAIYRAIESFMQYLRQMLEIVSRVLDGIGGIARGAIGEAAGFVESALASALPIAIGFLANQAGLGRLSQRLREILGGLRERVTGAVDWLIDRALRLGRAVIAMVRRGTAAVRRGVARLRDWWRARREFQAGGGRHSLYIQGSGRSARVMMASAPTPYQDFLRTVEVPPDKQGDKQQAVQVATELDAAIVTASTDNPTPGPGGGPAATTNHADIIDGLLARLADATARFMPVDITASTPPVYGGRVNGFGGSASVMRLTPIHANGSSPSSGDMGNPLWGKISKRKQGEGVYYIKGHLLNDNLGGPGNTWDNLTPLTQAANSDHKNRFEKFVKLAVNGTEGAYSTPTAAQAQARNLKTVNFVVTARYGQPSRQADITYLRALGNPDAEDKADIIEGEQAIPVALDCAAHEVLSSGAAGSSVARHTVDNEIDTQLDHYATRAIPKRVVYLNEMSRAELIGLSGIGEELADAILRERPFRSRDEIRAKVHIADGRWNQMQSTPGIEVRIYRR